One part of the Vitis riparia cultivar Riparia Gloire de Montpellier isolate 1030 chromosome 15, EGFV_Vit.rip_1.0, whole genome shotgun sequence genome encodes these proteins:
- the LOC117932158 gene encoding riboflavin biosynthesis protein PYRD, chloroplastic isoform X1 — translation MQIQPHPLPNYSLRSPIFSPSTHFLIPFSSSFQPTKLVSIPKFPSGSCSSLKRMSKSQTGLTSYGGLVSVRCEALQGKEDDGFYMRRCVELARKAVGCTSPNPMVGCVIVKDGKVVGEGFHPKAGQPHGEVFALRDAGDLAENATAYVSLEPCNHYGRTPPCTEALIKAKVKKVVIGMVDPNPIVASKGVDRLRDAGIEVTVAVEEELCKKLNEAYIHQMLTGKPFVTLRYSLSINGHILDQLGEGVEEAGGYYSQLVQEYDAIILSPTTVTEKCSFPASQEPGANQPLQILIAKSPISPNQIPVPHTEATSKVIIFADNETAVEPEMVQKGIETVVLDQINLNAVLEYCKRQGLCSILLDLRGNFGYFEDLLKQSLEENLLQKVVVEVLPFWSTNEEEGLPLALKNLRKGIRLKNITSRNSNDSVVLEGYL, via the exons ATGCAGATTCAGCCACACCCACTTCCAAACTATAGTCTTAGGTCACCAATTTTCTCACCTTCGACCCATTTTCTCATCCCTTTCTCATCATCATTCCAACCTACTAAACTTGTCTCTATTCCAAAATTCCCATCTGGGTCTTGCAGCTCACTCAAAAGGATGTCTAAGTCACAAACTGGTTTGACAAGCTATGGTGGTTTGGTTAGTGTCAGATGTGAGGCTTTACAGGGAAAAGAGGATGATGGGTTCTATATGAGGAGGTGTGTGGAGCTTGCAAGGAAGGCTGTTGGCTGTACAAGTCCTAATCCCATGGTTGGTTGTGTTATTGTGAAAGATGGAAAGGTTGTTGGCGAAGGGTTTCACCCAAAAGCTGGGCAGCCTCATGGTGAG GTTTTTGCTTTGAGGGATGCCGGGGATTTGGCCGAGAATGCAACTGCATATGTGAGCTTGGAACCATGCAATCATTATGGGCGAACACCACCCTGCACTGAAGCACTAATTAAAGCCAAGGTGAAAAAGGTTGTAATTGGGATGGTCGATCCAAATCCTATTGTGGCTTCAAAGGGGGTGGATAGATTAAGAGATGCAGGAATTGAAGTCACTGTGGCCGTGGAGGAAGAACTATGCAAGAAGCTTAATGAAGCCTATATACATCAAATGCTGACAGGGAAGCCCTTTGTCACACTGAG ATATTCCCTCTCAATCAATGGCCACATTTTGGATCAGCTTGGAGAAGGAGTTGAGGAGGCCGGTGGATACTACTCGCAATTGGTACAGGAATATGATGCAATAATTCTTTCTCCAACAACTGTAACTGAGAAGTGTTCTTTTCCTGCCTCCCAAGAACCTGGAGCCAATCAACCTCTTCAGATTTTGATAGCAAAAAGTCCCATCTCACCGAACCAAATCCCCGTTCCCCACACAGAAGCAACTTCTAAGGTGATAATCTTTGCTGACAATGAGACTGCTGTAGAGCCAGAAATGGTTCAAAAGGGAATTGAAACAGTGGTTTTGGATCAGATAAATTTGAATGCAGTTCTAGAATATTGTAAACGTCAAGGATTATGCAGCATTTTGCTGGATTTAAGGGGAAATTTTGGCTATTTTGAAGATCTTCTCAAACAGTCTCTCGAAGAGAATTTGCTGCAAAAGGTTGTGGTGGAAGTATTGCCATTTTGGAGCACAAATGAAGAAGAGGGACTACCCTTGGCTTTGAAGAATCTGAGGAAAGGAATTAGATTAAAGAATATAACTTCTCGGAACTCAAATGACAGTGTTGTGCTGGAGGGATATCTCTGA
- the LOC117932159 gene encoding UPF0187 protein At3g61320, chloroplastic-like produces MRKPTHSIQLPTNLAPSFSLKTIPNFHFLPFPSKPTKLSFRVFSSRSADSPPPPSSTQNLTLISILRTVPDWADAIKERGMQQKRSLYNHETWVEHRSSRRHVRHLLSSFSSRVILSLIPPVIAFTSVAVIVASYNSAVTFHWLPEFFPLLRASSLPYQLTAPALALLLVFRTEASYSRFEEGRKAWTKIIAGTNDFARQVIAGVESSGDALLKKALLQYIMAFPVVLKCHVIYGSDIRQDLQNLLEVDDLAVVLSSKHRPRCIIEFISQSLQLLNLDDAKRHVLESKLSCFHEGIGVCEQLMGIPIPLSYTRLTSRFLVLWHLTLPIILWEDCNWIVVPATFISAASLFCIEEVGVLIEEPFPMLALDELCKLVHNNIQEAIASEKLIQAQLIAKRKNHADEHSPNGRPSSEVDRKLG; encoded by the exons ATGAGAAAACCCACCCACTCAATTCAACTTCCCACAAACTTAGCACcctctttttctctcaaaacaATCCCGAATTTTCACTTCCTACCCTTTCCCTCCAAACCCACCAAACTCTCCTTCAGAGTCTTCTCTTCACGCTCAGCAGACTCACCACCCCCTCCCTCCTCCACCCAAAACCTAACCCTAATCTCAATTCTCCGGACAGTTCCCGACTGGGCTGATGCCATAAAAGAACGTGGAATGCAGCAGAAAAGGTCTTTATACAACCATGAAACTTGGGTGGAGCATAGAAGTTCTAGGCGCCATGTCAGGCACCTGTTATCCAGCTTTTCTTCGCGGGTAATTCTATCATTGATTCCTCCGGTGATCGCCTTCACTTCAGTGGCAGTGATCGTTGCTAGTTACAATTCAGCAGTTACCTTTCACTGGTTACCGGAGTTCTTCCCCTTATTGAGGGCCTCATCACTGCCCTACCAGTTGACAGCGCCTGCCTTGGCTCTTTTGCTGGTTTTCAGGACCGAGGCGTCCTATTCGAGGTTTGAAGAAGGCAGGAAGGCTTGGACTAAGATCATTGCAGGGACTAATGACTTTGCCAGGCAAGTGATAGCGGGGGTTGAGAGCTCGGGCGATGCATTGCTGAAGAAGGCGCTCTTGCAGTATATCATGGCATTTCCTGTTGTTCTCAAG TGTCATGTAATCTATGGCTCAGATATAAGACAAGACCTTCAGAATTTGCTTGAGGTGGATGATCTAGCAGTAGTTCTGAGTTCAAAGCATCGACCCCGCTGCATCATTGAGTTCATTTCTCAAAGCCTCCAGCTGCTAAACCTGGACGATGCCAAGCGACATGTGTTG GAGTCAAAGTTATCTTGTTTCCATGAAGGTATTGGTGTTTGTGAGCAGCTCATGGGCATACCTATCCCCCTCTCATATACCCGCCTGACCTCAAGGTTTCTGGTCCTCTGGCATCTCACTCTCCCCATCATCCTCTGGGAGGACTGCAACTGGATTGTGGTTCCTGCTACTTTCATCAGTGCTGCTTCTCTCTTCTGCATTGAAGaa GTGGGTGTTCTCATTGAAGAACCATTTCCAATGCTTGCGCTGGACGAGCTCTGCAAACTAGTTCATAACAACATTCAAGAAGCAATTGCCAGTGAGAAGTTGATTCAAGCACAACTCATTGCAAAAAGAAAGAACCACGCAGATGAGCACTCACCCAATGGTAGGCCCAGTTCTGAAGTGGACAGAAAACTGGGTTGA
- the LOC117931572 gene encoding 50S ribosomal protein L21, chloroplastic: protein MASATLAFFSSSLTPTATLSLKHKSSAPKKTLSFSNFGFLSPHSLTLSSRRSPSPLPKSSESEPSVIEVESSEPNSEALQVVEEPPPELPKREEIFAVVMIGSRQYIVFPGRYIYTQRLKGADVNDKIILNRVLLVGTKTSTYIGKPVVPNAAVHAVVEEQGLNPKVMVFKYKKKKNYRRNIGHRQPNTRIRITGITGYQDSPAVTLDS, encoded by the exons ATGGCTTCCGCAACACTTGCCTTCTTCTCCTCTTCTCTCACACCCACTGCAACACTCTCCCTCAAGCACAAATCCTCAGCACCAAAAAAGACTCTTTCTTTCTCCAATTTTGGCTTTCTTTCTCCTCACAGCCTTACTCTCTCTTCAAGACGGTCGCCTTCTCCCCTTCCCAAATCATCCGAATCCGAACCGTCAGTCATCGAAGTGGAGTCTAGTGAACCTAATTCCGAAGCTCTCCAAGTGGTCGAAGAGCCGCCGCCCGAACTGCCTAAGCGCGAGGAGATTTTTGCTGTGGTTATG ATTGGGTCTCGCCAATACATTGTTTTCCCTGGTCGGTATATCTATACTCAGAGGCTCAAAGGTGCTGATGTCAATGATAAG ATTATCCTGAACAGGGTGTTGCTTGTCGGCACCAAAACAAGTACTTACATTGGAAAACCAGTGGTTCCAAATGCTGCCGTGCATGCTGTAGTTGAAGAGCAG GGATTAAATCCTAAAGTCATGGTCTTCAAgtacaagaagaaaaagaactaTCGCAGAAACATCGGTCATCGACAG CCAAACACACGGATAAGGATTACGGGCATCACGGGCTATCAAGACTCCCCAGCTGTTACCCTTGATTCATAG
- the LOC117932158 gene encoding riboflavin biosynthesis protein PYRD, chloroplastic isoform X2 codes for MERLLAKGFTQKLGSLMVRRFNLQVFALRDAGDLAENATAYVSLEPCNHYGRTPPCTEALIKAKVKKVVIGMVDPNPIVASKGVDRLRDAGIEVTVAVEEELCKKLNEAYIHQMLTGKPFVTLRYSLSINGHILDQLGEGVEEAGGYYSQLVQEYDAIILSPTTVTEKCSFPASQEPGANQPLQILIAKSPISPNQIPVPHTEATSKVIIFADNETAVEPEMVQKGIETVVLDQINLNAVLEYCKRQGLCSILLDLRGNFGYFEDLLKQSLEENLLQKVVVEVLPFWSTNEEEGLPLALKNLRKGIRLKNITSRNSNDSVVLEGYL; via the exons ATGGAAAGGTTGTTGGCGAAGGGTTTCACCCAAAAGCTGGGCAGCCTCATGGTGAG GAGGTTCAATTTGCAGGTTTTTGCTTTGAGGGATGCCGGGGATTTGGCCGAGAATGCAACTGCATATGTGAGCTTGGAACCATGCAATCATTATGGGCGAACACCACCCTGCACTGAAGCACTAATTAAAGCCAAGGTGAAAAAGGTTGTAATTGGGATGGTCGATCCAAATCCTATTGTGGCTTCAAAGGGGGTGGATAGATTAAGAGATGCAGGAATTGAAGTCACTGTGGCCGTGGAGGAAGAACTATGCAAGAAGCTTAATGAAGCCTATATACATCAAATGCTGACAGGGAAGCCCTTTGTCACACTGAG ATATTCCCTCTCAATCAATGGCCACATTTTGGATCAGCTTGGAGAAGGAGTTGAGGAGGCCGGTGGATACTACTCGCAATTGGTACAGGAATATGATGCAATAATTCTTTCTCCAACAACTGTAACTGAGAAGTGTTCTTTTCCTGCCTCCCAAGAACCTGGAGCCAATCAACCTCTTCAGATTTTGATAGCAAAAAGTCCCATCTCACCGAACCAAATCCCCGTTCCCCACACAGAAGCAACTTCTAAGGTGATAATCTTTGCTGACAATGAGACTGCTGTAGAGCCAGAAATGGTTCAAAAGGGAATTGAAACAGTGGTTTTGGATCAGATAAATTTGAATGCAGTTCTAGAATATTGTAAACGTCAAGGATTATGCAGCATTTTGCTGGATTTAAGGGGAAATTTTGGCTATTTTGAAGATCTTCTCAAACAGTCTCTCGAAGAGAATTTGCTGCAAAAGGTTGTGGTGGAAGTATTGCCATTTTGGAGCACAAATGAAGAAGAGGGACTACCCTTGGCTTTGAAGAATCTGAGGAAAGGAATTAGATTAAAGAATATAACTTCTCGGAACTCAAATGACAGTGTTGTGCTGGAGGGATATCTCTGA
- the LOC117932279 gene encoding serine/threonine-protein kinase BSK3-like isoform X2, whose protein sequence is MGCQCSKLAPCCWDSQFKGSVLEAPDVDNGEKSEVDYLPVFCEYTFEQLKNATSGFAVENIVSEHGEKAPNVVYKGKLENQRRIAVKRFNRVAWPDARQFSEEARAVGQLRNHRLANLLGCCCEDNERLLVAEYMPNETLAKHLFHWETQPMKWAMRLRVVLHLAQALEYCTGRGRALYHDLNAYRILFDEDGNPRLSCFGLMKNSRDGKSYSTNLAFTPPEYLRTGRVTAESVIYSFGTLLLDLLSGKHIPPSHALDLIRDRNLQMLTDSCLEGQFTNDDGTELVRLASRCLQYEPRERPNPKSLVAALTPLQKETEVPSHVLMGIPHSASFSPLSPLGEACSRMDLTAIHEILESVGYKDDEGMTNELSFQMWTDQMQETLNSKKKGDAAFRQKDFRAAIDCYTQFIDVGTMVSPTVCARRSLCYLMSDMPQEALNDAMQAQVISPVWHIASYLQAAALTGLGMENEAQAALKDGTTLEAQRNTPSGQK, encoded by the exons ATGGGGTGTCAGTGCTCAAAACTCGCACCATGTTGCTGGGATTCACAATTCAAGGGGTCGGTTCTTGAGGCTCCTGATGTTG ATAATGGGGAGAAGAGCGAGGTTGATTACTTGCCTGTATTCTGTGAATACACATTCGAGCAACTTAAGAATGCCACATCTGGTTTTGCCGTAGAGAACATCGTGTCTGAGCATGGAGAAAAGGCTCCGAACGTTGTGTATAAAGGGAAGCTAGAGAACCAGAGGAGAATTGCTGTCAAGCGCTTTAACAGAGTGGCTTGGCCTGATGCCCGACAATTCTCG GAAGAAGCAAGAGCAGTTGGTCAGCTCCGCAACCATAGATTGGCAAATTTGCTTGGTTGTTGTTGTGAAGATAATGAAAGGTTGCTGGTGGCGGAATATATGCCCAATGAAACACTTGCAAAACACCTTTTCCATT GGGAAACTCAACCTATGAAATGGGCAATGCGGTTAAGGGTGGTTCTACATCTTGCCCAAGCTTTAGAATATTGTACAGGCAGAGGGCGTGCCCTTTACCATGACCTTAATGCTTATAGAATTTTGTTCGATGag GATGGTAATCCTAGACTCTCTTGCTTTGGCCTGATGAAAAATAGTAGGGATGGAAAAAGTTATAGTACGAATCTGGCGTTTACTCCTCCTGAGTATTTGAGAACTG GAAGAGTAACAGCAGAAAGTGTAATATATAGCTTCGGCACTCTTTTGCTTGACCTGCTCAGTGGAAAGCATATCCCTCCCAGCCAT GCCCTTGATCTGATACGAGACAGGAATCTGCAGATGCTGACAGATTCCTGCTTGGAAGGACAGTTTACTAATGATGATGGAACTGAGTTAGTACGGTTAGCTTCCCGATGTTTACAATATGAACCTCGAGAACGGCCAAATCCGAAGTCATTGGTGGCTGCTTTGACTCCTCTTCAGAAGGAAACCGAG GTTCCTTCTCATGTATTAATGGGGATTCCGCACAGTGCTTCATTCTCTCCCCTATCCCCACTTGGTGAAGCTTGCTCAAGAATGGACTTGACTGCCATACATGAGATCCTAGAGAGTGTTGGGTACAAAGATGACGAAGGAATGACAAATGAG CTTTCATTCCAAATGTGGACTGATCAAATGCAGGAGACATTAAATTCTAAGAAAAAAGGTGATGCTGCTTTCCGGCAAAAGGATTTCAGAGCTGCCATTGACTGTTATACACAG TTCATTGATGTTGGAACCATGGTTTCTCCAACGGTTTGTGCACGCCGTAGCTTGTGTTATCTCATGAGTGACATGCCTCAAGAAGCTCTAAACGATGCAATGCAAGCCCAAGTCATTTCCCCAGTATGGCACATCGCGTCATATCTGCAAGCTGCTGCCCTTACGGGACTTGGAATGGAAAATGAAGCACAAGCTGCCCTCAAGGACGGTACCACTCTTGAAGCCCAGAGGAACACCCCTTCTGGACAAAAGTGA
- the LOC117931630 gene encoding uncharacterized protein LOC117931630, which translates to MEEPNPAQTNPTPPPNTPQNLPPPPPQPPTSLPQKTKKRSLDSNVSIQNSKYFKTRAVVKDLRPHFIEVLRSPDFRNCKAANEIREQLKVLMDLYKQMTAETVSIGKCKNVPEAQPTLSENKDGQKPHERHQDVKQAEQSVPDRAFAKPSEDMPFPTANLSEKQRPEDGWAQGTYVVGGSAFGWNFITFPGSKPAYYGVTKETFRAAAK; encoded by the exons ATGGAAGAACCAAACCCAGCTCAAACCAACCCAACCCCACCTCCAAACACTCCCCAAAACCTtcctcctccacctcctcagCCTCCTACTTCTCTCCCTCAAAAGACCAAGAAAAGGTCACTCGACAGTAATGTCAGCATCCAAAACTCCAAGTACTTCAAGACGAGAGCTGTTGTTAAAGATCTTCGTCCTCATTTCATTGAG GTTCTCCGTTCCCCTGACTTTCGGAATTGCAAGGCAGCCAATGAAATTCGAGAAC AGCTGAAGGTTCTGATGGATCTATACAAACAGATGACAGCAGAAACAGTCTCCATAGGGAAGTGTAAAAATGTGCCGGAAGCTCAGCCAACATTAAGTGAAAACAAGGATGGACAAAAGCCCCATGAGCGACACCAAGATGTTAAGCAGGCAGAGCAGTCAGTACCAGACCGTGCATTTGCAAAACCATCTGAAGATATGCCTTTTCCAACAGCAAATCTCTCTGAGAAGCAACGACCTGAAGATGGCTGGGCTCAGGGAACATATGTTGTAGGAGGATCGGCTTTCGGCTGGAATTTCATCACATTCCCTGGCAGCAAACCTGCTTACTATGGTGTTACAAAAGAGACTTTTCGAGCTGCTGCAAAGTAA
- the LOC117932160 gene encoding uncharacterized protein LOC117932160 — protein MNPRTDKLVRRTTMVATATASYFLLTADYGAEPNALDPIKNAIHSAERSVKEFIFGSEKDSPGK, from the exons ATGAATCCAAGAACGGACAAGCTTGTGAGGAGAACAACAATGGTGGCTACTGCCACTGCTTCATATTTTCTCCTTACTGCTGATTACGGTGCCGAACCCAATGCTCTTGACCCT ATTAAGAATGCTATTCATTCAGCTGAGCGTTCTGTAAAAGAGTTCATCTTTGGGTCAGAAAAGGACTCTCCAGGAAAGTGA
- the LOC117932279 gene encoding serine/threonine-protein kinase BSK3-like isoform X1: MGCQCSKLAPCCWDSQFKGSVLEAPDVDADNGEKSEVDYLPVFCEYTFEQLKNATSGFAVENIVSEHGEKAPNVVYKGKLENQRRIAVKRFNRVAWPDARQFSEEARAVGQLRNHRLANLLGCCCEDNERLLVAEYMPNETLAKHLFHWETQPMKWAMRLRVVLHLAQALEYCTGRGRALYHDLNAYRILFDEDGNPRLSCFGLMKNSRDGKSYSTNLAFTPPEYLRTGRVTAESVIYSFGTLLLDLLSGKHIPPSHALDLIRDRNLQMLTDSCLEGQFTNDDGTELVRLASRCLQYEPRERPNPKSLVAALTPLQKETEVPSHVLMGIPHSASFSPLSPLGEACSRMDLTAIHEILESVGYKDDEGMTNELSFQMWTDQMQETLNSKKKGDAAFRQKDFRAAIDCYTQFIDVGTMVSPTVCARRSLCYLMSDMPQEALNDAMQAQVISPVWHIASYLQAAALTGLGMENEAQAALKDGTTLEAQRNTPSGQK, encoded by the exons ATGGGGTGTCAGTGCTCAAAACTCGCACCATGTTGCTGGGATTCACAATTCAAGGGGTCGGTTCTTGAGGCTCCTGATGTTG ATGCAGATAATGGGGAGAAGAGCGAGGTTGATTACTTGCCTGTATTCTGTGAATACACATTCGAGCAACTTAAGAATGCCACATCTGGTTTTGCCGTAGAGAACATCGTGTCTGAGCATGGAGAAAAGGCTCCGAACGTTGTGTATAAAGGGAAGCTAGAGAACCAGAGGAGAATTGCTGTCAAGCGCTTTAACAGAGTGGCTTGGCCTGATGCCCGACAATTCTCG GAAGAAGCAAGAGCAGTTGGTCAGCTCCGCAACCATAGATTGGCAAATTTGCTTGGTTGTTGTTGTGAAGATAATGAAAGGTTGCTGGTGGCGGAATATATGCCCAATGAAACACTTGCAAAACACCTTTTCCATT GGGAAACTCAACCTATGAAATGGGCAATGCGGTTAAGGGTGGTTCTACATCTTGCCCAAGCTTTAGAATATTGTACAGGCAGAGGGCGTGCCCTTTACCATGACCTTAATGCTTATAGAATTTTGTTCGATGag GATGGTAATCCTAGACTCTCTTGCTTTGGCCTGATGAAAAATAGTAGGGATGGAAAAAGTTATAGTACGAATCTGGCGTTTACTCCTCCTGAGTATTTGAGAACTG GAAGAGTAACAGCAGAAAGTGTAATATATAGCTTCGGCACTCTTTTGCTTGACCTGCTCAGTGGAAAGCATATCCCTCCCAGCCAT GCCCTTGATCTGATACGAGACAGGAATCTGCAGATGCTGACAGATTCCTGCTTGGAAGGACAGTTTACTAATGATGATGGAACTGAGTTAGTACGGTTAGCTTCCCGATGTTTACAATATGAACCTCGAGAACGGCCAAATCCGAAGTCATTGGTGGCTGCTTTGACTCCTCTTCAGAAGGAAACCGAG GTTCCTTCTCATGTATTAATGGGGATTCCGCACAGTGCTTCATTCTCTCCCCTATCCCCACTTGGTGAAGCTTGCTCAAGAATGGACTTGACTGCCATACATGAGATCCTAGAGAGTGTTGGGTACAAAGATGACGAAGGAATGACAAATGAG CTTTCATTCCAAATGTGGACTGATCAAATGCAGGAGACATTAAATTCTAAGAAAAAAGGTGATGCTGCTTTCCGGCAAAAGGATTTCAGAGCTGCCATTGACTGTTATACACAG TTCATTGATGTTGGAACCATGGTTTCTCCAACGGTTTGTGCACGCCGTAGCTTGTGTTATCTCATGAGTGACATGCCTCAAGAAGCTCTAAACGATGCAATGCAAGCCCAAGTCATTTCCCCAGTATGGCACATCGCGTCATATCTGCAAGCTGCTGCCCTTACGGGACTTGGAATGGAAAATGAAGCACAAGCTGCCCTCAAGGACGGTACCACTCTTGAAGCCCAGAGGAACACCCCTTCTGGACAAAAGTGA
- the LOC117932377 gene encoding uncharacterized protein LOC117932377 yields MSKKNNLARRKKQYEFDLRREKQEKEKKTMKLSAKKNKMKVDTRSKKKKGAGGFQVGKRKVKTKLTALAKAKAAQAMEIEK; encoded by the exons ATGTCGAAGAAGAATAATTTAGCTCGCAGAAAAAAGCAGTATGAATTCGACCTTCGAA GAGagaaacaagagaaagaaaagaagacgATGAAGCTTTCGGCGAAGAAGAATAAGATGAAA GTTGATACTAGGAGCAAGAAAAAGAAGGGTGCAGGTGGTTTTCAAGTTGGGAAGAGAAAGGTGAAGACCAAATTGACTGCCTTGGCAAAAGCTAAAGCTGCTCAGGCCATGGAGATTGAGAAATAA